A stretch of DNA from Candidatus Wallbacteria bacterium:
GAAAACAAAAAGACCCCTGTTCGGGGTCTAGAACTGTCTGTGTATACTAGTTATTAAATTGCTATTTAACCTTTGTGGCAGCCAGCGGGCGACGCACAGTAGGCGGATAAACTCCGGCCTGCATGCACATGATCACTCCTGCCGCCTCAAGATAATTTTCGACATAGGTGAACTTTTTGTTCTCCGGGACTTTCAGAGCGCTCTTATTTTCTCTAACCACGATCACAGGGATGCCGGCATCAAGACATGCTTTGTGCGGCGGGCCGAAGCAGCCGTAAGGTGATACCATGCAGCTGATGTCGCTGACACTCAGCCCACGCTGGTAGTTCAAGCGGGGAGCCCGGTGCAGGCCCTTCAATATACAATGGATAAAGTTCTCGGTAATGATCTCGACAGCCTGGCGCGGATCA
This window harbors:
- a CDS encoding DUF3326 domain-containing protein; translated protein: DPRQAVEIITENFIHCILKGLHRAPRLNYQRGLSVSDISCMVSPYGCFGPPHKACLDAGIPVIVVRENKSALKVPENKKFTYVENYLEAAGVIMCMQAGVYPPTVRRPLAATKVK